The Vibrio sp. STUT-A11 region CTGCTCGCGGGCTCATTTGCAATCGATACCGGCCTCACTCCGCTTGAAGGACAAGCGTTGTCGGCGATCCTATTTGCAGGATCCGCACAGCTGGTTGCGATGGGGATGATAAAAGCTGGGGCTGGATTAACAACCATGTTGTTAACGACTTTCTTTATTACTTCTAGACACTTTCTGTATAGCGTCTCTATGCGCAGTAAGATCTCACCACTTCCCGTAAAGTGGCGTCTTTCACTCGGATTTTTGCTCACCGATGAGCTGTTTGCCATTGTTGGCCATCACTCGGACAAGCAGTTTAACCGGTGGTATGCGCTTGGTGGTGGCTTAAGTTTTTACCTTTTTTGGAATGCGGCCACGTTAACAGGCATCGTAGCAGGAAGTATGATCCCCGAGCTGAATGAAATGGGGCTTGAATTTGCAGTGGCTGCGACGTTTATTGCGATCGTCGTACCAACCATAAAAAATGCAGCAGTACTGGCCAGTGTCGTCATTGCATTGGTAAGTTCTGTCGCACTTGCCTATTACCAGGTTGAAGGCAGCCTGATGATTTCAAGCATTTTGGCAATGCTAACCGGATACTTTGTCGAACAGTTTACGGAGAAACACGCATGATTATGTTATCGATCTTACTGATGACGGCACTAGTATTCACCAGCCGATACTTGTTTCTTGAGCCAAAACTGCCAATTCGACTCGGCGTACGCACGCAAAAGGTTTTGAGTTACGCGAGCCCGGCAGTGCTGACAGCAATTTGGGCCCCGATTGTTTTTCTTCCCGAAGGCGAACTCGGATTAAGCTTACAAAATCCATTTTTGCTCGCCGCCATTATCGCCGTTTTAATCGCTTATCTGACCAAAAACGTGTTAATGACGACGATTGTAAGCATGGTCGCATTTCTCCTTCTAAGAGTTCTGCTTTAATCAGCAACCCACTCAGTTTCAAACAAGGTGACGTCGCCGCATTTTAGGCGTCCGAGAAAAACGTCACCTTGATGAACTTCTCCAACACCTTTAGGTGTGCCCGTCATGATCACATCACCATCTTCTAAACGGGTGTAGCTGCTTAGCTCATCCAGAATAGTGAAAGGAGGATATAGCATCTGCTTTACGTGCCCTTTTTGTACGTGAACACAATTAATCAAAAGTTCGAGATTCAGATCGTTGATATCTATCCCTTCAAGAGGAACAAAACGGCTGAACACAACAGAGCCATCAAATGCCTTTGCTCGCTCCCAAGGTAGCCCCTGTTTTTTCAGCGTGGATTGTAGACCTCGCTTCGTCAGATCTAGCCCTAAACCAACTGCCGCATATTGGCCATTTTGAATCAAAAAACAAATTTCTGCTTCGTAATGCAATGGTTCTTGATGAAACGAATGCAAAACCTCAGAGATTGATGATGAAGGTTTATTGAACACCACCATCTGTTCTGGTACCGCATTATCAAGCTCATGGATGTGCTCTACGTAGTTGCGGCCTACACACAAAACTTTACCTACTTTAACTTTCTTTTCTTCTACCTGAATTTCACTCATTGCTCATCCCTGAAAAAATATATACAAATTCTTAGAGTTAACGACACTAGATCGCATACCCGCTTTTTAAAATCAAGCAATTCGACTGATTTTGAGTTTTGTGTCACCAATCTGAATCAGAACACTTATTGAACAAATCAATTGCGTTTGGAAAGCAATATTCTGCTGTTGAGTAAAGTGTAGAAAAGTCAGCCATTTACTCGCAATAAAACTGAAATAGAATCATAACAGAACAGAAATCTATCTTTCATTTTCACCGTTTACCTTAGCGTCATCAACACATCAGGCAAGAAAGCCCATTTATAACAAATAAGGTATTAAGATAATGAAAAAAGCAGCACTAACTACTGCAATTCTATCAGCATTGGTAACAGCACCATCTTTCGCAGCAACCGTTTACTCAAACGACGGCACAGAGTTAAAAGTTGGCGGTCGTGTTGAATTTCGCGGTGATTTTATCGGTTCAGGCGGCGCAGAAGTTGAAGGCTCAATGGAAGATAAAAGTCGTGCGCGTGTTAACCTTAAGGGTAAAACAGACATCGGTAACGGCCTTTCAGCATTTGGTGTATACGAAGCTGAGCAAGACACTGGCGAGAGCGAGTTTCAAAACCGTTACATGTACGCAGGTGTAGATTCAGATGCAGGTGCTTTCTCAGTAGGTCGTCAAGACATGGCTGCGGTAATCATCTCTGATATGACGGATATCACTGAGTTTTCTGGTGTTCAACAAGTTATCGATTCATCTTCTGACAAAGAAGACAGTGTGTTCGCTTACCGTGGTGAGTTTGATGCACTACAGCTGCAAGCGACTTACCAAGCGAACTCTGGCGATGACCAAGACAAATACGGCATCTCTGGTATGTACTCTCTGCCAATGGGCCTAGACCTAGGTCTTGCGTACTCAGGCGGTGACGTTGACGCAGACAACTCTGAAGACCAAATCCTTGGCGGTATCGCTTACTCTCTGGATAACCTATACCTAGCCGGTACTTACTCTCAAGGCTCACTAGATGATTCTGAAGACTTCACGGCTTACGAATTGGTAGCAAGCTACAAAGTGGCTAGCAAAGTGACCATCGCTGGCCTGTACACTTACCAAGAAAATGATCCAGATGGCGCGAGCAAGTACGACGCAACGGATGGCATCGAGCTAGTTGGTTACTACAAGCTAAACAGCAACTTCCGTACTTACCTTGCTTACTACTTCAACCAACTTGATGAAGAGAAAGATGCCGAAGGTTTGGTTACTGAAGGTGAAGACACGCTACGTCTAGGCGTACGTTACGATTTCTAATTCTCTCTTGTCCTAGAGCGAGTCCTTGGCCGGCACTTTTGTCGGCTTTTTTTTTAGCAGAAATACGTTCCCCGGTATTTCTTTGACTACTTTCATTAACTTGCGTGATTCTTCCCCTGACCTTTTCCTTATTTGTGCCCTGTTTTAATGCAATTTTTCACTGACTTAGTGCATACCTCCTAAGTGGTACAGTACGTAAAAATAAATATCGTTATATATCAAGAAGATAAAAGTTGGCACGCGAACTGCAATGTAGATATTGCAAATGCATGGCAGCGTTTGTGCTTCTCGTTCTTTGTACCTGTTTTAACAGGCACGTCCTTTGAATTGGTAATGTGGCCTCCCTATGGGAGGCATTTTTTTGTCAGTGCTTTTTATTGGCTTCATAACCAATAGCACGTATTCTCCATACCACGCTATCAGCAAAATATTTTAACGTAGCCAAACCCTTTTACCGTCGCGGACAACTAATTTGGCCTTTATCAGAGTTTGGACGTAAAAGTGCGTGTTAAGTTGAAAGAAAAATCCAGCTTTTGAGTTCTATATTTTCAGAGAAGGAAATAAGGAGCGTCGTATGACACAACCAATCAAAATTACACTCTATCGCTGGGCGGGAAGTTGGGGACCGTTCAAGGTTAATATCCCGTGTGGGGAATGTACCCTAACCCGCGATATTTTGATCGATACTTTCGAAAATGAGCTGTCCGACGTTCCTGTAGAACTGGAAGTAAAAGATTGGTTATCTTGCTGGTGGGAGCCATTAAAAGCAGGCGCGTGGCACGCGCCAATCCTGATGGTGGAAGGCAAAGTAGTCAGCCAGGGAGAAGCATTAAATCGAGGCGTATTAATACAGTCGGTTATTTCTCAGTGGGTTAAACGGGATAAGCTTAAAGGAAATATCGTTTACGGGAAGGCAACGTGTCCACATTGTAAAAAGGCTAAGCAATTGCTTGATGATGCAGGTATCTCATACCAGTACCACGATGTCGTGAAAGACAGTGCCGCGCTTTATAGAATGATTCCTGAAGTGAAAGCCATTATTGGTGAAAAAACACCCGTAACGGTCCCGCAAATATGGCTTGATAGTAAGTATGTGGGAGGCGCAGATAAGCTGGAAAAGTGGTTAGCAGCAAAGGGGCTAGATAAAGTCCCTAATAATGTTATTGAGATACCAAGCCAATCCGCATAGCGCGACTTGTAAATACGCTAACGCTATAGAAACAAAAAGCCCTGATTAGGTAATCAGGGCTTTTTGTATTAATTCGCTAGCTTTTTCACTAAACGAGAAAGAGCAGAAGCTTTTTTCTTCTTCGCTTTACCGTGAAGTGCTTTGTGCATTGCATCTTTAGCAATCATTTGGCCAATGTAAGCGCCACCAAGTTCGTTTGTCATGACCTTCTCCTTGAAGTTACCCTTCTTGATTATGTAGTAATCTTACACCACAAAAAGACAAAAACAAGATCTAAGTCACACATTTTCGTAATTAAATTTCAACCCAAACTAACCTGGACACACATTTAACTTAGCGTTTTGGCTGTTGGTAGGTTTTACCAGCAGCAACATAAGTATCTTTCTGTTTGATTTCAAAGAAAGTTTCAAAGAACCAGGCAGCAAACTTGATTAAGTGATCTCCCTCATTCATGACATGCTCAACATATTCTTGCTCTTGACCAGACTCATCTTGTTGCGTTGTCATATGGTAAATTCGCTTTTCACCATCCACTTCTGCAAGGCCAAACTGACCAGTTATAGATTGCGCCGCTTGTGCAACCTCGTCTTCTTCACAAGCTTTCAGTAGCTCTAGTGCCTTCGGCATGCTCTCTTGCTGGACAATTTCTTTTACCAACGTTTCAAATTCATTTTGTTGCATTCTTTCACCTAACGATTAAAGACGGTTTGTCGAGCATTTTAGAAAGGCGATGTCTCCCTTGCAAGAAGATTCAAACGGATGCTTCAGAATGGGACGAAAGATGGATACGCTCACGTCCTGCTTCTGGAAACAGAGCAGCCACCAGAAAACAAGGCGGGTTGCCCCGCTCCGCTTTTATGAAGCCTTGCTCACTTCAAAACGTCCGACTAATTGGTCGAGACGCTGTAGTGAATTCTGCATCAATGTTGTTCTGCGAGATAATTGTGAAGAAGCTTCTTGAAGTTGAGTCACCGTAGACTGCGCTTCATCCGCGGTTTGTCGGTGTTCTTCACTGTTTCTGGCGATATCCTGAATCAAAGTAAACAGACTGGTGACTGAAGTTTGCAACTGTTCACTTCTGGCCGATTCATCCACCACTTGCGTGTTGTTCTCCACATTGGTGATCCCTTCCTGCATATAGCTAACAGCACGCTCTGACTGAGTATGAAGCGCTGTCATTAACTCACCAATGTTATTCGCCGCCTGGGAGGTCTTGTTAGCAAGCACTCGCACTTCATCCGCAACGACAGAGAAACCTCGTCCATGCTCTCCGGCTCGCGCTGCTTCAATTGCAGCGTTCAGTGCTAATAGATTGGTTTGAGCGGTTATTTCAGTAATGACAGAAACAATACTGCCTATTTTTTGCATTTCGTTGTTCACTTCGTTCACTGTTTCAGCTGAAGATTGAACAATACTTTTAATTTGCTGAGCACTTTCTGCGGCTTTCTGATATTCAAGTTGGGCTGACTGTACGGTCTGCTGCATCAACTCGTTCATTTCATTTGCAGTATCATTAGCGCTATTAATTTCTTTACTTTGTACGCCAGCAAGAGAAAGCATGTCGGTAATGGAAGTCGCCGTCATATCACTACTTGCGAGTAATACCTGACTACGACGGAACATAGACTCCGACACCTTCTGCACTTCTTTGCTGGCGAAAACGAGCTCTTCAATAATGCCTTCTAAACTATCAATAAAACTGTTAGTCCAGCGACCTAAATCACCCGTTTCATCTGACTTAAATTTACTCTCATTCAGGCGACGTGTTAGGTTCCCGTCGCCTTCTGCTAATACCTGCATTACCTGAGTCATACTTTCAAGGTTTTTAGCCATGGGTTTAGCACTAAAAACATGGAACAACCCTATCGCAACAAGCCCCATGACAATAGAAAGCAACAGGAGCA contains the following coding sequences:
- a CDS encoding glutaredoxin, with translation MTQPIKITLYRWAGSWGPFKVNIPCGECTLTRDILIDTFENELSDVPVELEVKDWLSCWWEPLKAGAWHAPILMVEGKVVSQGEALNRGVLIQSVISQWVKRDKLKGNIVYGKATCPHCKKAKQLLDDAGISYQYHDVVKDSAALYRMIPEVKAIIGEKTPVTVPQIWLDSKYVGGADKLEKWLAAKGLDKVPNNVIEIPSQSA
- a CDS encoding AzlC family ABC transporter permease; protein product: MENTLPLEAQAKAALFWQGTIAMMPLSIAVLPWGLLAGSFAIDTGLTPLEGQALSAILFAGSAQLVAMGMIKAGAGLTTMLLTTFFITSRHFLYSVSMRSKISPLPVKWRLSLGFLLTDELFAIVGHHSDKQFNRWYALGGGLSFYLFWNAATLTGIVAGSMIPELNEMGLEFAVAATFIAIVVPTIKNAAVLASVVIALVSSVALAYYQVEGSLMISSILAMLTGYFVEQFTEKHA
- a CDS encoding AzlD domain-containing protein; its protein translation is MIMLSILLMTALVFTSRYLFLEPKLPIRLGVRTQKVLSYASPAVLTAIWAPIVFLPEGELGLSLQNPFLLAAIIAVLIAYLTKNVLMTTIVSMVAFLLLRVLL
- a CDS encoding fumarylacetoacetate hydrolase family protein translates to MSEIQVEEKKVKVGKVLCVGRNYVEHIHELDNAVPEQMVVFNKPSSSISEVLHSFHQEPLHYEAEICFLIQNGQYAAVGLGLDLTKRGLQSTLKKQGLPWERAKAFDGSVVFSRFVPLEGIDINDLNLELLINCVHVQKGHVKQMLYPPFTILDELSSYTRLEDGDVIMTGTPKGVGEVHQGDVFLGRLKCGDVTLFETEWVAD
- a CDS encoding porin — encoded protein: MKKAALTTAILSALVTAPSFAATVYSNDGTELKVGGRVEFRGDFIGSGGAEVEGSMEDKSRARVNLKGKTDIGNGLSAFGVYEAEQDTGESEFQNRYMYAGVDSDAGAFSVGRQDMAAVIISDMTDITEFSGVQQVIDSSSDKEDSVFAYRGEFDALQLQATYQANSGDDQDKYGISGMYSLPMGLDLGLAYSGGDVDADNSEDQILGGIAYSLDNLYLAGTYSQGSLDDSEDFTAYELVASYKVASKVTIAGLYTYQENDPDGASKYDATDGIELVGYYKLNSNFRTYLAYYFNQLDEEKDAEGLVTEGEDTLRLGVRYDF